TCGATCGCTTCCTCAAGAGAGTGGCAGGAGACGCCAATCAGTCGCGCTGGTCCAAGCAAAGCCCGCGTCTCGGCAGGCGGCAGACTCGTTCTGGAAAGGTGGACACCGTCAATCGGTAACGCCAACGTCAGATCGACTCGGTCATTGATGAGGAGGCAGGCGCCTCGCCCATGCACGAGAGGGAGGAGTCGCTCAGCCAGTGCATAGAGGTCTCGCGTCGAGAGATCCTTCTCGCGAAGCTGAATGGCTTTCGCCCCACCTGCAAGCGCGGCATCGACGACCGCCTCAAGGGGTCGACCTTTCGTCAAGGATCGGTCGGTCACGACGTACAGGCCCCATGAAGACGGGTGTTGGGTTGAAAGAGATGTCCCAGGTTCCACAGGTCGCATGCCTGACTCGAAACTCCAAACTCGAACCCTGCTTATCCGATCATGCCTTCGAGCGGGCTTGAGGCGTTAGCGTAAAGTTTCTTCGGTATCCGTCCGGCCAGATACGCCAATCGCCCGGCGATCAACGCGTGCCGCATCGCGGCCGCCATTGCGACCGGATCTTTGGCGCTGGCGATCGCCGTGTTCATCAGGACGCCGTCGCATCCCAGCTCCATGGCGATCGAGGCATCCGAAGCCGTGCCCACTCCCGCATCGACAATAATCGGAACTCGCGCCGCCTCGAGGATGATCCTGATGTTATGCGGGTTTCGTATCCCAAGGCCGGACCCGATCGGGGCGGCAAGCGGCATCACGACGGCCGCACCGGCATCTTCCAGCTTCTTCGCCATAATGGGATCGTCGTTGGTATAGGGCAAGACCACGAAACCCTCCTTGACCAATACCTTGGTGGCCTTCAACAGCTCCTCGTTGTCCGGGAAGAGGGTCCGCTGGTCGCCGATCACCTCCAGCTTGATCATGTCCGAGAGCCCGACCTCTCGGGCCAGCATCGCGGTCTTGATCGCCTCCTCCGCGGTGTAGCAGCCGGCGGTATTGGGCAGGAGCGCATACCTCTTGGTGTCGATGTAGTCCAGGAGCGACTCCCGGGTTCGATCTAGGTTCACCCTTCTGACCGCTACCGTCACCATCTCGGCGCCTGAAGCCTCGTGAGCCTGCTGCATCGTTCGATGGTCCGGGAACTTGCCCGTCCCGACGATGAGCCGCGACCGAAACTCCCTACCGGCAAATTTAAGAGTGTCGCCGTTCTCCATCAAATTATGCTCCAGCACCGTCTTGCTCCTTATCGGGATCCGCCGGCCATGAAGGTGATAATCTCCAGTGTATCCCCTGCTTGCAGCGCAGTGCGCTCATACAGCTCGCGCTTAATGATCTGTTGATTGAGCTGGACCGCAACCCTGAGCGAGTTGATCTGCAACTCCTCCAGCAGCGTGGTGACCGTGGCGCCATCTGTCGTTTCGAACGTCTTCCCGTTGACAGTGAGTTCCATCATAAAGCTCTTTCTGATCAAGGAAAGCTATCAGCTAAACGCTTCCGTGTTTTGACCTTATCCCACGTATGACGACTTGTCAACGCACCCTCATCACTCCTGCCCACTGAATACCGGCGTGCGCTTCTCGGCAAAAGCCCCCACCCCTTCGCGAAAGTCCGCAGTCTGGCTGCTCAGCGCAACAAGCTGGGCCTCGTTCTCCATCTGGGTCTCCAGGCTTGCCTGGTCGCTCATGTACAGGAGTCGCTTAGCCTGCCCGAGGGCGAGCGTCGGGCCTTTGGCCAACTCGTTCGCCAGGGCGTCTACGGCGGTAACAAGTTCAGCGTCCGGCACCACCCGGTTCACCAGTCCCCATGCTTTCGCCTCGTCTGCCGTCAGAACCCGGTTGGTAAAGGTCAACTCCACCGCTCGTCGCAACCCAACCAATCGAGGAAGAAAATAACTCGAGCCGGTATCAGGGGGGAGCCCGATCTTCGTATAGGCCATGGTGAATCGAGCAGACTCAGCCGCCACCGCCAGATCGCAGGCCATGGCCAAGCCCATCCCGGCGCCGGCGGCCACCCCGTTCACCCCGGCGATGATCGGTTTTGACATCCGACAGATAGATGAGATCGCGCTGTGGAGAGAGGCCAACAACTGTTGTATGTGCTGGGCGAGGGTATCGGTAT
The Candidatus Methylomirabilis sp. DNA segment above includes these coding regions:
- a CDS encoding thiazole synthase produces the protein MENGDTLKFAGREFRSRLIVGTGKFPDHRTMQQAHEASGAEMVTVAVRRVNLDRTRESLLDYIDTKRYALLPNTAGCYTAEEAIKTAMLAREVGLSDMIKLEVIGDQRTLFPDNEELLKATKVLVKEGFVVLPYTNDDPIMAKKLEDAGAAVVMPLAAPIGSGLGIRNPHNIRIILEAARVPIIVDAGVGTASDASIAMELGCDGVLMNTAIASAKDPVAMAAAMRHALIAGRLAYLAGRIPKKLYANASSPLEGMIG
- a CDS encoding enoyl-CoA hydratase, whose translation is MAYTALIHTVKGSVATITLNRPDRYNALNGQMVEELLEAVLACHEDRAVRAVVLTGAGQAFCSGGDVREFIEHTDTLAQHIQQLLASLHSAISSICRMSKPIIAGVNGVAAGAGMGLAMACDLAVAAESARFTMAYTKIGLPPDTGSSYFLPRLVGLRRAVELTFTNRVLTADEAKAWGLVNRVVPDAELVTAVDALANELAKGPTLALGQAKRLLYMSDQASLETQMENEAQLVALSSQTADFREGVGAFAEKRTPVFSGQE
- the thiE gene encoding thiamine phosphate synthase; protein product: MRPVEPGTSLSTQHPSSWGLYVVTDRSLTKGRPLEAVVDAALAGGAKAIQLREKDLSTRDLYALAERLLPLVHGRGACLLINDRVDLTLALPIDGVHLSRTSLPPAETRALLGPARLIGVSCHSLEEAIEAEREGVDFIVFGPLFPTPSKAAYGPPVGLAQLRKARPQVRLPILGIGGITASNMASVMAAGADGAAVISAVMTADDPADAVSALLHANRSARRQEKFDSNVQISGE
- the thiS gene encoding sulfur carrier protein ThiS, with the translated sequence MMELTVNGKTFETTDGATVTTLLEELQINSLRVAVQLNQQIIKRELYERTALQAGDTLEIITFMAGGSR